One genomic segment of Chryseobacterium phocaeense includes these proteins:
- a CDS encoding cell wall anchor protein produces the protein MMKQKLLVLALLTSTFTFAQSWNLTGNLGTNPSNNFLGTTDNQTLMFKTNNTEAMRILPDGKVKVGTGDPGGTGEAFFRIYKAENPVFELASSLSSFQIIKSNCDGCFGGQNGDTVFRNIGKTHNIIMAIPSNYNDGRYYIGIQDAANGTWVKFFNNATAKFDGKIFAKEVEVKANVWADYVFRKDYKLNTLEEVEKHINEKGHLPNIPSEAEVLKNGINVAEMNVKLMEKIEELTLYSIEQNKKLKTQSEKLEKLEKQVEKLLSEKN, from the coding sequence ATGATGAAACAAAAACTACTGGTTTTAGCCCTGCTTACTTCAACATTTACTTTTGCACAATCCTGGAATTTAACGGGAAATTTGGGAACAAATCCTTCAAATAATTTTCTGGGAACCACTGACAATCAAACTTTAATGTTTAAAACCAATAATACTGAAGCCATGCGAATCCTTCCTGATGGAAAAGTAAAAGTAGGAACGGGTGACCCGGGAGGGACAGGTGAAGCATTTTTCAGAATCTATAAAGCAGAAAATCCTGTTTTTGAACTTGCCAGCTCACTCAGCTCATTCCAGATTATAAAATCTAACTGTGACGGATGCTTTGGAGGACAAAACGGAGATACAGTATTCAGAAACATAGGCAAAACCCACAATATCATTATGGCCATCCCAAGCAATTACAATGATGGGAGGTATTACATTGGAATACAAGATGCAGCCAATGGAACCTGGGTTAAGTTCTTTAATAATGCTACCGCAAAATTTGATGGAAAAATTTTTGCCAAAGAAGTAGAAGTTAAAGCCAATGTATGGGCAGATTATGTATTCAGAAAGGATTATAAGCTGAATACTCTGGAAGAAGTGGAAAAGCATATTAACGAAAAAGGACACCTTCCGAATATTCCATCTGAAGCAGAAGTTCTTAAAAACGGCATTAATGTCGCTGAAATGAATGTGAAGCTTATGGAAAAAATAGAAGAACTTACGCTGTATTCCATTGAGCAGAACAAAAAACTAAAAACACAATCAGAAAAGCTTGAAAAACTTGAAAAGCAGGTAGAAAAGCTTCTTTCTGAAAAAAACTAA
- a CDS encoding DUF6660 family protein, whose amino-acid sequence MNLLRWILAFYFMALSLMPCEDVHRSSGSAEIKLSFNVQESHSKDQGDICSPLCTCSCCQMTVSSFRMDPLLEIPNHVQAYFSKKILFQKNNFAYQMYDHIWQPPKI is encoded by the coding sequence ATGAACCTGTTAAGATGGATATTAGCATTCTATTTCATGGCATTATCACTGATGCCGTGTGAAGATGTGCACCGTTCTTCAGGATCGGCAGAGATCAAGCTGTCATTCAATGTACAGGAATCTCATTCAAAAGATCAGGGTGATATCTGTTCACCGCTTTGTACCTGCAGTTGCTGCCAGATGACGGTATCCTCCTTTAGAATGGATCCGTTACTGGAAATCCCGAACCATGTTCAGGCTTATTTTTCAAAGAAAATTCTTTTTCAGAAAAACAATTTCGCGTACCAGATGTATGACCATATCTGGCAGCCTCCTAAAATTTAA